The Cicer arietinum cultivar CDC Frontier isolate Library 1 chromosome 1, Cicar.CDCFrontier_v2.0, whole genome shotgun sequence genome contains the following window.
TGAAAACGGCGGGGATGATTCGGTTTCAGGGCGGAAATTGAAGTTCATGTGTAGTTATGGTGGGAAGATTTTGCCTAGACCTAGTGATGGAATGTTGAGGTATGTTGGTGGGCAGACTAGGATAATAAGTGTTAAGAGAGATGTGAGTTTTAGTGATTTGGTGCAAAAGATGGTTGATACTTTTGGGCAACCTGTAGTTATCAAATATCAGCTACCTGGTGAGGATCTTGATGCATTGGTCTCGGTTTCCTGCCCCGATGATCTGGATAATATGATGGAGGAATATGAAAGGTTGATTGAGAGGTCTTCAGATGGTTCTCCTAAACTAAGAGTCTTTTTGTTTTCTGCTTCGGAATTTGATCCTTCTAGTGTGCTACAGTTTGTAAATTTACATGATGGTGGGCAGAAATATGTTGAAGCTGTGAATGGAATTTCTGATAGGGTTATTGGCAAACTCAACAGGAAAGAGAGTATTACAAGTGCAGCTTCTACTCAAAATTCTGATTTGAGTGGGTTAGAGGTTCCTGATAGCACAAATGCTGCTCAAGTAGAAGTTAATGGGCCACCTATATCCATCACTTTACCACCCGAGGCAAATGTTGCCGCATCTCATGTTGCTACTACTGCAAATGTTATGGTTTCTGAGCCTGTTACATCGGTATGCTCAGATGTTTCTGCAGTTTCATTAGGCATACCTGTGGCTAATTCAGGTCCAATTCGTACTCCACCTTTCCAGAAAGAGGTTGAGGTAGAGAAGTCTGTGCCAACTACATTATCCCAACAACAATTTGGGTTTCAGCAGTCTGGAATGGAAATTCCACCATCTGTGCCTCTGCAGGCTTTTCTTGATACTCGACAAGAAGTTCTGAACCATGCAGATTATGTCCAGCTGCCACCCCATATGAGATTCCAAAGTCCTCAGTTTATAGGTAGGCCAGGGACTGTCTACTCCCAGAATCATTTTCATGATGATACTACTCGTTTTGCATCCCAACAGGTAATCCCTGCAGTGCAGATGACAATGAATCAGCCATCTTCTCATACCGGTATAAGACCAAGTGTTATTCAACCACCACCAGTCATGCAAGCACAACAAAACTGTTTGGAGCAATATTATGGTGAAAATACTTCAGGGCTAAGGATGCACCAGCTTCTATCTGATCAAAGTTACAAGGCATATCCACTTCAAGTTCCTTTCCGAGGTAATTATGGCTGGGTTCAGGTTTCTCCATCAGAGCATGTTATTTTTCATGATGCATTATTACCTCAACAACCAGTAATGGTCCCTCATAGAGTGGAGGACTGTTATATGTGTCAGAAAAAACTGCCTCATGCACATTCAGATCCAGTGGTTCCGGATCAGCATAATAGCTTTGCACATTCAATTCCCGATTCAATGCCAAGTTACAATAGTCTCCCGGTGGAGGACAGTTTAAGAGCTCAAGCAACAACCAGGGTTTTGGTGACTGCACCGTTGAATGAAGGCAATGTCAATGTTGAACAAACAGTTGGGACCAGACCCAGGGTCATTATACCGTGCAGTGACACAAGCGGACTTTCTCTGGAGGCTGAAGGTGGGAGAAACTGTAGAATGGACAGGTCTGATCATCCCAGAAATGTAGCAGTTATCCCAGAAACAGTTGGAAGAACAGGTGAAAAACAGTCGCCAAGAGATGGGCTGACAGGAACAGCACCACTGTCTTATCTAGAGGATTTCGCTCGCCAGCATGTGGTACCAGTTGATAACAGGATCAAAGAGGAGGTGGTTGTGAATAAGCCTGTTAATGAAAAACCTTTAGTTGGTGGCACATCTGTTGAAACCTCTGAGTGTATGGTTCAAGAATCATCAACAGAGTATACTAATATACATTCTAGTACAATTTCAAAAGCAGATGCTGTGGAGAATTGGATTGCACAGGACCTGCTCAAACCTATTGATGGAAGGATGGACAACCTCAAGATAAGCAATCCtgaaatttttgtaaataatgataattttgatTACAATATTCAGCATGCTATAGAGAAGAAAGCGGTGGTTTCGGATAACAATCTTGGCAGGTCAAAATTGATTGCTGATGGAAATCAAATTAAGATGATGGATATTCTTCCTAATTCCACTGTAGAAATTTCATATGGTAATAATTCTAGGCAAATGGAGTACAATGAGGTTGCACACCCGCCTGTTTGGGGTCCTCCTGGAACAAATCTTCAATCAAACAATGGAATCCATCAGAAGGATGATGTTTTATCTTCAATTTCACAATCTGTTGGGTTTGGACATGTGCAGGATTCTTCAAACTCGCTTTTTAGCAATCAGGATCCCTGGAATATACACAGCACCTACTTTCCTCCACCTAGACCTAACAATGTCACATCAAAGAAAGAAACCTATTCTTATAAGGATCTGTTTGGTGACAATTCAGGCAACAATGGGGAACAAAATCTAGACGCTCAATTAAATGATGGTCTCTGTCAGACATTCAAACAGAATTTAACATTAGAAGAAGCTCGATCTGCCAAGGGTCTGTAAATTGTTGAAGTCTTACATATAAATTATCATTATCAATCATAAATAGTTCAGATCTCGTATGCCATACTCACTGTATTTTGGTTTCTTCATTGAAGTATCACCAGAAGATCAACAACTTCAAGCTGTTGCTGAAAGTTTAGCCGCATCAGTTCTGCATTCAAGCACTTCAAATCCTGACTTACATGCTAGGGATGTGTCCTATCACGAAGACATTGAAGACGTAGATGTTCAAAACAATCTACTAGATATACACTATAAAGAAAAAACTCAGGTGACTCACATTCCTCAgtaattatatatgtttttcaTTCTTGGAACTGCTGGAATTGTCTCTAAAATAAAATGCTTTCTTCCTCTCCCAAATTTCCTCCTTCCTAggtgtgattttattattattattattattattattattattattattattattattattattttattatttttattattattattccctGTTAGGATGTCAAGAGCATGATCTCGGAGAAGGGACATTTTGGCTTTCCAGCATCAGATGTTGGAGCATTACAGGttgatgttttatattttatctttatgaAAATTGCCTTCCATggtaaacttaaattttatcgTGGGAATGTGGCTAGATTATAAAGAATTGTGACCTTGAAGAGCTAGTAGAATTGGGTTCTGGCACCTTTGGGACTGTGTATCATGGAAAGTGGAGAGGTACTGATGTTGCAATAAAGCGGATTAACGATAGATGTTTTGCTGGAAAGCCTTCAGAGGAAGAGCGCTTGGTCCGTGTCtcgttattattaattattgatgatTCTGATTTCTGTTGTCTTGTAGTTTCCTTCATTATCAGCAAACTAGCTTACATTGTTCACGGTTTACGTGTCATGCAGAGAGCTGATTTTTGGAATGAGGCAATCAAGCTTGCTGACTTGCACCACCCAAATGTGGTAGCTTTCTATGGCGTTGTTCTTGATGGCCCAGGAGGTTCTGTGGCAACAGTGACAGAATATATGGTTAACGGTTCTCTAAGAAATGCCTTCCAGAAGAATGGAAGGTATTTACTCCCATCTGTTGATTACTTTGCATTACCCCCAATTTAATACTTCACTGTTTCATGTTATAAatgtttgatatttattttatcatgtcaGGAATCTTGACAAGCGCAAGCGTCTTATGATTGCAATGGATGTTGCCTTCGGTATGGAGTACCTCCATGGAAAAAACATAGTACACTTTGACTTGAAAAGTGACAACTTGCTTGTGAATCTCCGTGATTCACACCGCCCAA
Protein-coding sequences here:
- the LOC101492288 gene encoding uncharacterized protein isoform X2; the protein is MAFDQNSSPKDMRPPPLNVARSEETLVLPVSTAAGRDNGAAGAVPLFYPDGGLVGVGYGNVASGTAASTTWCVRPNVGFNFPNRVAGANAVDPSRSFVATANGYPLNLGNWVAGNAFDNNAFQCSSRVIGNGGDRAGGVGLIGTGCNPPASQRVDKSSENGGDDSVSGRKLKFMCSYGGKILPRPSDGMLRYVGGQTRIISVKRDVSFSDLVQKMVDTFGQPVVIKYQLPGEDLDALVSVSCPDDLDNMMEEYERLIERSSDGSPKLRVFLFSASEFDPSSVLQFVNLHDGGQKYVEAVNGISDRVIGKLNRKESITSAASTQNSDLSGLEVPDSTNAAQVEVNGPPISITLPPEANVAASHVATTANVMVSEPVTSVCSDVSAVSLGIPVANSGPIRTPPFQKEVEVEKSVPTTLSQQQFGFQQSGMEIPPSVPLQAFLDTRQEVLNHADYVQLPPHMRFQSPQFIGRPGTVYSQNHFHDDTTRFASQQVIPAVQMTMNQPSSHTGIRPSVIQPPPVMQAQQNCLEQYYGENTSGLRMHQLLSDQSYKAYPLQVPFRGNYGWVQVSPSEHVIFHDALLPQQPVMVPHRVEDCYMCQKKLPHAHSDPVVPDQHNSFAHSIPDSMPSYNSLPVEDSLRAQATTRVLVTAPLNEGNVNVEQTVGTRPRVIIPCSDTSGLSLEAEGGRNCRMDRSDHPRNVAVIPETVGRTGEKQSPRDGLTGTAPLSYLEDFARQHVVPVDNRIKEEVVVNKPVNEKPLVGGTSVETSECMVQESSTEYTNIHSSTISKADAVENWIAQDLLKPIDGRMDNLKISNPEIFVNNDNFDYNIQHAIEKKAVVSDNNLGRSKLIADGNQIKMMDILPNSTVEISYGNNSRQMEYNEVAHPPVWGPPGTNLQSNNGIHQKDDVLSSISQSVGFGHVQDSSNSLFSNQDPWNIHSTYFPPPRPNNVTSKKETYSYKDLFGDNSGNNGEQNLDAQLNDGLCQTFKQNLTLEEARSAKEDQQLQAVAESLAASVLHSSTSNPDLHARDVSYHEDIEDVDVQNNLLDIHYKEKTQDVKSMISEKGHFGFPASDVGALQIIKNCDLEELVELGSGTFGTVYHGKWRGTDVAIKRINDRCFAGKPSEEERLRADFWNEAIKLADLHHPNVVAFYGVVLDGPGGSVATVTEYMVNGSLRNAFQKNGRNLDKRKRLMIAMDVAFGMEYLHGKNIVHFDLKSDNLLVNLRDSHRPICKVGDLGLSKVKCQTLISGGVRGTLPWMAPELLNGSSSLVSEKVDVFSFGIVMWELLTGEEPYADLHYGAIIGGIVNNTLRPLVPESCDPEWRVVMERCWSSEPSERPSFTEVANDLRSMAAKISPKGQNQQQQPTSSQNQVQK
- the LOC101492288 gene encoding uncharacterized protein isoform X1; this translates as MAFDQNSSPKDMRPPPLNVARSEETLVLPVSTAAGRDNGAAGAVPLFYPDGGLVGVGYGNVASGTAASTTWCVRPNVGFNFPNRVAGANAVDPSRSFVATANGYPLNLGNWVAGNAFDNNAFQCSSRVIGNGGDRAGGVGLIGTGCNPPASQRVDKSSENGGDDSVSGRKLKFMCSYGGKILPRPSDGMLRYVGGQTRIISVKRDVSFSDLVQKMVDTFGQPVVIKYQLPGEDLDALVSVSCPDDLDNMMEEYERLIERSSDGSPKLRVFLFSASEFDPSSVLQFVNLHDGGQKYVEAVNGISDRVIGKLNRKESITSAASTQNSDLSGLEVPDSTNAAQVEVNGPPISITLPPEANVAASHVATTANVMVSEPVTSVCSDVSAVSLGIPVANSGPIRTPPFQKEVEVEKSVPTTLSQQQFGFQQSGMEIPPSVPLQAFLDTRQEVLNHADYVQLPPHMRFQSPQFIGRPGTVYSQNHFHDDTTRFASQQVIPAVQMTMNQPSSHTGIRPSVIQPPPVMQAQQNCLEQYYGENTSGLRMHQLLSDQSYKAYPLQVPFRGNYGWVQVSPSEHVIFHDALLPQQPVMVPHRVEDCYMCQKKLPHAHSDPVVPDQHNSFAHSIPDSMPSYNSLPVEDSLRAQATTRVLVTAPLNEGNVNVEQTVGTRPRVIIPCSDTSGLSLEAEGGRNCRMDRSDHPRNVAVIPETVGRTGEKQSPRDGLTGTAPLSYLEDFARQHVVPVDNRIKEEVVVNKPVNEKPLVGGTSVETSECMVQESSTEYTNIHSSTISKADAVENWIAQDLLKPIDGRMDNLKISNPEIFVNNDNFDYNIQHAIEKKAVVSDNNLGRSKLIADGNQIKMMDILPNSTVEISYGNNSRQMEYNEVAHPPVWGPPGTNLQSNNGIHQKDDVLSSISQSVGFGHVQDSSNSLFSNQDPWNIHSTYFPPPRPNNVTSKKETYSYKDLFGDNSGNNGEQNLDAQLNDGLCQTFKQNLTLEEARSAKVSPEDQQLQAVAESLAASVLHSSTSNPDLHARDVSYHEDIEDVDVQNNLLDIHYKEKTQDVKSMISEKGHFGFPASDVGALQIIKNCDLEELVELGSGTFGTVYHGKWRGTDVAIKRINDRCFAGKPSEEERLRADFWNEAIKLADLHHPNVVAFYGVVLDGPGGSVATVTEYMVNGSLRNAFQKNGRNLDKRKRLMIAMDVAFGMEYLHGKNIVHFDLKSDNLLVNLRDSHRPICKVGDLGLSKVKCQTLISGGVRGTLPWMAPELLNGSSSLVSEKVDVFSFGIVMWELLTGEEPYADLHYGAIIGGIVNNTLRPLVPESCDPEWRVVMERCWSSEPSERPSFTEVANDLRSMAAKISPKGQNQQQQPTSSQNQVQK